Proteins encoded in a region of the Quercus lobata isolate SW786 chromosome 8, ValleyOak3.0 Primary Assembly, whole genome shotgun sequence genome:
- the LOC115954631 gene encoding uncharacterized protein LOC115954631 has translation MDGGKSQSSNERDEASRVKQLKIGIQSKGKETETQSAQSKGMGIEAQSLPSAWLPAPMLHGGPLLETASMRDLGDGEGGYVADTLGRTMLLPNDMDELKKMRMQEVFLSTKRYLGMALQATYRMEEEVNKQSKAAENERSKRLDASRTLKTSEDDLAKAKDALKEAIRERDSASTGLDDAQK, from the exons ATGGATGGGGGAAAATCTCAATCTTCCAATGAGAGGGATGAAGCCTCGCGTGTGAAGCAATTGAAAATTGGGATCCAAAGCAAGGGTAAAGAGACCGAAACCCAATCCGCCCAAAGCAAGGGAATGGGGATCGAAGCCCAATCCTTGCCAAGCGCTTGGCTTCccgccccaatgctccacgggggGCCACTGCTGGAAACCGcgtccatgagggaccttggagatggcgaaGGCGGTTATGTGGCCGACACATTAGGGAGAACTATGCTGCTTCCCAATGACATGGATGAGTTGaaaaaaatgaggatgcaggaggttttcctcagTACGAAGAGGTACTTAGGAATG gctctccaggccacATATAGAATGGAGGAGGAAGTTAACAAGCAGAGTAAGGCCGCCGAGAATGAACGCTCCAAACGCCTAGATGCCTCACGGACTCTCAAAACTTCCGAGGATGACCTCGCAAAGGCTAAGGACGCCTTAAAGGAGGCTATCCGAGAAAGAGATAGTGCCTCGACGGGTTTAGATGATGCTCAAAAATAG